ctctggttttccTCCcatacttcaaagacatactgatagggactgtagattgtgagccccagttttGACAGTGATGCAAAGTGTtttggaattaatggtgttataaaatgtgatcaaaataaATGACTAACAAATTGCTTAATAAAAGGCAATGACAGATGACTGCTGAGCTGTTTTTTACAGAAAGGCAGTCTAGATGGAAGAAGTCATGGCTTCTTAGAAAATTAACTCTGAAGAATAGAAACAAAAGGAAGAGGCTATAACTTTTTAACAAGGTTTTAACATGTATtttgtttgtaaaaaaaattttttttgtaaaacaaCAGGTTTGCTATAATGGTTTTTTAAGGTATGTCGATAGTTTAAAGAAGTGAGCAGAATATTTTTCAAGCATTTTCCACTTGGAAGACCCTCTGTTCTTTACAATAGAATTCAGATAGGCTAAAAAATGCCTAGAAGACATCAAGGCATTTATTTATGCATTTTATAAGCATTTCCTTCCCAAAAAGTATCACAGCTGTCTTGGCAAACATCAAGAATTGTAGGTGAGCATTATCCAGTGCTTGAAAGTCTCTAAGCAGAAGAATAGACAGAATTCTGGCAAGAGACTACATTATAGATGTCCTCTCCCATTGTGATTTAGGCCATTCCCAGCACTGTTTTCATAAAAAAATGTGATCAATGTATTTTTTAATCAAGGCATACATTGTTAATAGATTTACATAACTTTTGCCGTGTCCTCTTCATGGCCTTCTTGAATTCTTTGTTTCTAAGACTGTATATAAGGGGATTTAGAAGTGGAGTAATAACAGAGTAAAACAAAGATATGATTTTGTCTTTGTCTGAGAAGTATGAGGCTGCCGGGCGTATATACATGAAGATAACAGTTCCATAGAATATTATGACCACTGTAAGGTGGGCTGCACATGTGGAGAAGGCTTTCTGGCGGCCATGACTGGATGTAATTTGGAGTATAGTTTTAATTATGTAAGAATAGGAGATAGTTATGAATATCAATGAGGAAAGCACAACTACCCAAGCGAATGAAAAGAAAACTGTTTCACTGATTGATGTGTCAGAACAGGAAAGTTTTACCAAAGGAATAAAATCACAGAAGAAATGATCAATGAGATTGGGTCCACAGAAATTCAGCAAGGCAGTAGGGATTGtcaaggtccaaccagtaaagaagCCACTCATCCAGGAGCCAATGGCTAAGTAAAGGCAAATCTGACTGTTCATCATTGTTGCATATTGTAAAGGGAAACAGATTGCAAGATAGCGGTCATAAGCCATAACAGTTAGTAAAAAGAATTCTGTAGGGCCTACAGAGAAAACAAAACAAAGTTGGGTGAGACAACCAGAATGTGAAATGACCTTGTTTTGTGTGATCAGATAGCTAAGTGTTTTAGGAATGACAGCGGTGGAGCACCAGGTATCCAGTACTGCAAAGTTACTAAGGAAGAAATACATAGGGGTATGAAGATGAGTATTTAGGCTGACCACTGTGATTATGAGAACATTAGCAAGCACTGTTAGGATGTAAAGGACCAAAAACACTGAAAAATAAAACAGCTGCATATCATAAGTGCCAGGAAATCCCACAAGAATGAAGAATGCGACTTCTGTATTATTCCAGTGAAAGACAGCATTTTCATCCATCTGTAAAAAGAACAGTGTGATAGTTTAGATACCATCTCTATTAAGAACACTTTTCTTGTGGAAACTTGGCCACATAATTCCCGTTGCAGTCATTCGTATAAAGAAGATCAACCACCATGTTTTTGCTACCCATCTGAGAGTAACGTATAGTAAGGCCAGAGACATCGATTCTAGAGCTATGACGCTGGGATATTGTTGTAGCTCTGGAATACATCTCGATAATAAGCTTCTCATATGCATTGTTCGATAGTCATGAGCTCTAGATTTACCCACCCCCTAACACTGATCTTTCTGGCTATCCACTGTGTAGgctaaggctatgtgaacacgttaagtttcttttgcgttttttcgcgctaaaaagctATAaacgctaaaaatgctataaaaactcattaaaaacgcatacattatgcattctatcatttttcctgggcaccggtgctcaggaaggatataatggaactagagagagtacaaaggagggcaacaaaattaataaaggggatgggaaaactacaatacccagatagattagcgaaattaggattatttagtctagaaaaaagacgactgaggggcgatctaataaccatgtataagtatataaggggacaatacaaatatctcgctgaggatctgtttataccaaggaaggtgacgggcacaagggggcattctttgcgtctggaggagagaaggtttttccaccaacatagaagaggattctttactgttagggcagtgagaatctggaattgcttgcctgaggaggtggtgatggcgaactcagtcgaggggttcaggagaggcctggatgtcttcctggagcagaacaatattgtatcatacaattattaggttctgtagaaggacgtagatctggggatttattatgatggaatataggctgaactggatggacaaatgtcttttttcggccttactatgttactatatatttagaatgcattctgcatgttttgtgcacatggatgcgtttttttccgcaaaaaaaacgcatcgcggtaaaaaaatgagcatgtcctttatttttgcggattttctgcatttttcccgcaattctatgcatttgggaaaaaacgcacaaaaaacccacaaaaaacacgtcaaaaacacgtaaaaaaaacgcatgcggatttctggcagaagtgtccggtttttgtcaggaaaatttctgcaagaactcctgacgtgtgcacatagcctaaaagctgtGAATCAAAGGTGCATGTgagggtttaaagggacactgtcaagattgccttgcgcaggcgtgtactacggaggacagagaatgaacttcaatccaatattgcagccagaatgcagccagcgggtaaggaaagggtgaatcaaacacccaaaaaccccgcctccatggctgaagattgttccctccaaattcaggtgacagtgtccctttaagtgaacTAAAACAAAACATGACTGAAAGAAAGAAGAAGGAACCACACCAATGCAGCAGCAGGTCCCCATGATAAAGGCGGGGgctgcacaggtgcaaaatactaataaaACAACCACTTGCTAACCCACCAAACTGGCGTGGCTGGGTAATGTGGGGTGTCTGGCCTGGGGGTGCACATATGGCATTCGCAATGTGTTGAACAACTGCAACAGTAACAAATATAATGTAAGTGTAGCATTTTGTGAATAAAACAGATATTCCATTGATAGTAGGAAAGCGAGGAGTTGCCTGTAGCAGCAGCACCAGGCAGTGATCAGTGATATCTTGTACCTGGCATTTGTCCTCCTGCATTTGAATTACACTTTACATATTTTTTCTTCATGCACTGAAAGCAGAGCATCCAAATGAAAATAGAAGCAGAAAAGCCCAGGTAAAGATAAAATAACAACCTCTATTAATTGTGCAAAAACacatatataataaaataaatgaaaatcatgAATGGAGTATAGGACACATATATCCCTTTAGCCCAGGAACCAGGTAATCAAAAAAATTGTGCACTGAAGTTTAGAATATCGATATAAACAGAGGACCAAGTGGAACAAAGTCCATCCACATTGTGGATGAAGGTAAAAGGTAAGTATACGTGATAGTAATGTCATATAGTGATGAAAAAATATAAATAgggcacatctatatatataagaggcatcgtgattactcgctaatcccgccccctgcacagtagctcctccccccaccacatcaccacacacaatcccgcctccaccccattaccacacacaatcccgcccccaccccattaccacacacaatcccgcccccaccacatcaccacatacaatccctcccccactacatcaccacacacaatcctgcccccccaccacatcaccacacacattaccacacgaggctccgtcctcacacattaccacatgaggctccgtccccgcacattaccacatgaggctccgtccccgcacattaccacacgaggttccgtcctcacacattaccacgcgaggctctgtccccacacattaccacacgaggctccgtccccacacattaccacacgaggctccgtcctcacacattaccacatgaggctctgtccccacacattaccacacgaggctctgtccccacacattaccacatgaggctccgtccccactcattaccacacgaggctccatccccacacattaccacacgaggctccgtccccacacattaccacacgaggctccgtccacacacattaccacacgaggctccgtccccacacattaccacacgaggctccgtccccatacattaccacacgaggctccgtcctcacacattaccacatgaggctctgtccccacacattaccacacgaggctctgtccccacacaataccacatgaggctccgtccctgcacattaccacacaaggctccgtccccacacattaccacacgaggttccgtcctcacacattaccacacgaggctccatccccacacattaccacacgaggctccgtcctcacacattaccacatgaggctctttccccacacattaccacacgaggcactgttcccacacattaccacatgaggctccgtccccacacattaccacacgaggctccgtcctcacacattaccacacgaggctccatccccacacattaccacacgaggctccgccccacacattactacacgaggttccgtccccacacattaccacacgaggatccgtccacacacattaccacaggaggctccgtccccgcacattaccacacgaggctccgtcctcacacatgtgattgtatttacagagaaattttaacttaatttacgtttcgttatgaaatttgtttagatgctggaattaaTAAAatacgcacatcttactgaatccagtttgtttttgattttacactgtgaataaaatgtattattagtattattcagatttttaatgattattattgttattaacttcattttaaataaatttaccacctgcgtaagcactattgaatgttgtcattatttactttagtttaatcaccaacagcgttaattagatagcaatgagcgtgccgagcgttagctggctggaaacagctagtaataAATAAAGAAGCAATAGCAGCTTGTAAAAACCTGAGAGGAATGGGACCCCCTGGAAGAAACTAATGTAAAATGCTTGTTGGGGTTCTGTTCCCTTTTCTCCCAAATCTTTTGAAGCTATTATTGCTTTTTTAATTTATTGTTATGTGTCCTATTTATATTATTTTGTCACCTTAAGAAATCACGTATACTTACTCTCATCCACATTATGGATGGACTTTGGTTCACTTGGCCTTCTGTTTATACATATATTCTAAACTTCAGTGCATACTATATTTAGTGTTTTATTACCTGGGTCCTAGGCAGAAGTGATATCTTTGTCCTATACTCTCCTTCCGATTTTAACTTATTTTATCATTTATGTATTTTTGGACAataagtaaaggttgtaattttatTTTTGCTTGAGTTTTTACATGGATGTTCTGGTTATTCAAAGTGCCCCaaatttttttgcactttttttcataCAATGAAAGCAGTAGCAAGCCAGCATaatatttttaaaaagaaaaaaaaaactaaaatcagtGACACTCTTGGGCAGTGTGCTTACCTATCCCAAATGACTGACCTAATATTTTGTGAATAGGGAAGTAAttgttctttaaataaaaaaaaagaaaatcccccAAAATCCAGACATTTACCTGTGACTGTCTATTTTTCTTAATATCAATGCACACCACAACAATAGGGGACCCTGTAGGAGGTGCTGACTCTTTAGACATGTACAGTACCTCGCTAGTCTTTTTTCTTATTACAACAATTTGGGAAAGTGGTTTAATTTTGTTAGGCAAGTAGAATATATGTAaaactagaatatatatatatatatatatatatatatatatatatatatatatatatatatactagatggttgcccgattctaacgcatcggatgttctagaatatgcatgtccacgtagtatattgcccagtcacatagtatattgcacagccacgtagtatattgcccagtcacgtagtatattgcccagtcacatagtatattgcccagtcatgtagtatattgcccagtcacgtagtatattgcccagtcacttagtatattgcccagtcacgtagtatattgcccagccacgtagtatattgcccagccacgtagtatattgcccacccacgtagtatattgcccagtcacgtagtatattgcccagtcacgtagtatattgcccagccacgtagtatattgcccagtcacttagtatattgcccagtcacgtagtatattgcacagccatgtagtatattgcccagtcacgtagtatattgcccagtcacgtagtatattgcacagccatgtagtatattgcccagtcacatagtatattgcccagtcacgtagtatattgcccagccacgtagtatattgccccgtcacgtagtatattgccccgtcacgtagtatattgcccagtcacgtagtatattgcccagtcatgtagtatattgcccagccatgtagtatattgcccagtcatgtagtatattgcccagccacgtagtatattgcccagtcacttagtatattgcccagtcacgtagtatattgcccagtcacgtagtatattgcccagcgacgtagtatattgcccagcgacgtagtatatttcccagcaaagtagtatattgccctgttacgtagtatattgcccagtcacgtagtatattgcccagtcccgtagtatattggccagtcacgtagtatattgcccagacacgtaggtatacagttagggttagaaatatttggacagtgacacaagttttgttattttagctgtttacaaaaacatgttcagaaatacaattatatatataatatgggctgaaagtgcacactcccagctgcaatatgatagtttccacatccaaatcggagaaagggtttaggaatcatagctctgtaatgcatagtgtcctctttttcaagggaccaaaagtaattggacaatggactctaagggctgcaattaactctgaaggcgtctccctcgttaacctgtaatcaatgaagtagttaaaaggtcaggggtggattccaggtgtgtggttctgcatttggaagctgttgctgtgagcagacaacatgcagtcaaaggaactctcaattgaggtgaagcagaacatcctgaggctgaaaaaaaagaaaaaatccatcagagagatagcagacatgcttggagtagcaaaatcaacagttgggtacattctgagaaaaaaggaattgactggtgagcttgggaactcaaaaaggcctgggcgtccacggatgacaacagtggtggatgatcgccgcatacttaatttggtgaagaagaacccgttcacaacatcaactgaagtccagaacactctcagtgaagtaggtgtatctgtctcaaagtcaacagtaaagagaagactccatgacagtaaatacaaagggttcacatctagatgcaaaccattcatcaataccaaaaataggccagagttaaatttgcagaaaaacacctcaagaagccagctcagttctggaaaagtattctatggacagatgagacaaagatcaacctgtaccaaaatgatgggaagaaaaaagtttggagaagaaagggaacggcacatgatccaaggcacaccacatcctctgtaaaacatggtggaggcaacgtgatggcatgggcatgcatggctttcaatggcactgggtcacttgtgtttattgatgacataagagcagacaagagtagccggatgaattctgaagtgtaccgggatatactttcagcccagattcagccaaatgctgcaaagttgattggacggcgcttcatagtacagatggacaatgaccccaagcatacagccaaagctacccaggagttcatgagtgccaaaaagtggcacattctgcaatggccaagtcaatctccagatctaaacccaattgagcatgcatttcacttgctcaaatccagacttaagacggaaagacccacaaacaagcaagacctgaagactgcagctgtaaaggcctggcaaagcattaagaaggaggaaacccagcgtttggtgatgtccatgggttccagacttaaggcagtgattgcctccaaaggatttgcaacaaaatattgaaaataaaaatattttgtttgggttatgtttatttgtccaattacttttgacctcctaaaatgtggagtgtttgtaaagaaatgtgtacaattcctacattttctatcagatatttttgttcaacccttcaaattaaacgttacaatctgcacttgaattctgttgtagaggtttcatttcaaatccaatgtggtggcatgcagagcccaactcgcgaacattgtgtcactgtccaattatttctgaccctaactgtataacactgcccacacagtatttagcagtgtgtgcaccatatccctgttaaccccttcccgacctttgacgcatacgctgcgtcatgaaagtcggtgccattccgacccatgacgcagcatatgcgtcatggaaagatcgcgtccctgcaggccgggtgaaagggttaactcccatttcacccaatctgcagggacagggggagtggtagtttagcccagggggggtggcttcaccccctcgtggctacgatcgctctgattggctgttgaaagtgaaactgccaatcagagcgatttgtaatatttcacctaaaaaaatggtgaaatattacaatccagccatggccgatgctgcaatatcatcggccatggctggacacactaatgtgcacccaccccacccctccgatcgcccccccagccccccgatctgtggtccgctcccctcggtcctgtgctccgctcccccgtcctcctgcccgctcctcccgtgctccaatcacacccccccgtgctccaaacaaacccccccgcactccgatcccaccccccgcacagcgatcccacccccacacagcgatcccccccgtgctccgatccacccgcccgcacagcgatcccccactctgtgctccaatccacccccccgtgttccgatccaccccccgtgctccgacgccccccccacgtgccctgatctccccccttatacttacctggcctcccggggaccgtccgtcttctttcctgggcgccgccatcttccaaaatggcgggcgcatgtgcagtgcgcccgccgaatctgccggccggcagattcgttccagagtgaattttgatcactgagataggttatatctcagtgatcaaaataaaaaaaaaagtaaatgaccccccccctttgtcacccccataggtagggacaataaaaaaaatattttatttttttttcccactaaggttggggtaagaactagggttaggggtagggttaggggtagggttaggggtagggttaggggtagggttagggttagggttaggggtagggttaggggtagggttaggggtagggttagggttaggggtagggttaggggtagggttaggggtaggggtagggttaggaatgtgcacacatattctggtcctctgcggatttttccgctgcggatttgataaatccgcagtgctaaaccgctgcggattcatggcggatttaccatgttttttctgcgcatttcaatgcggttttacaacagcgattttctatttgagcagttgtaaaaccgctgcggaatccgcagaaagaagtgacatgctgcggaatgtaaaccgctgcgtttccgtgcagtttttctgcagcatgtgtacagcgatttttgttttccataggtttgcattgaactgtaaactcatgggaaactgctgtggatccgcagcattttccgcagcgtgtgcacataccattagaattaggctatgtgcacacggtgcggatttggctgcggatccgcagcagtgttccatcaggtttacagtaccatgtaaacatatggaaagcaaaatccgctgtgcccatggtgcggaaaataccgcgcgggaacgctgcgttgtattttccgcagcatgtcaattctttgtgcggattccgcagcgttttacacctgttcctcaataggaatccgcaggtgaaatccggacaaaaaacactggcaatccgcggtaaatccgcagataaaacgcagtgccttttacccgcggatttttcaaaaatggtgctgaaaaatctcatacgaatccgcaacgttggcccatagccttagggctagggttgggttggaattagggttgtggttagggtgaggggtgtgttggggttacgggtgtgttggggttagggttgtgattagggttacggctacagttgggataagggttaggggtgtgttggagttagaattgaggggtttccactgtttaggcacatcaggggtctccaaacgcaacatggcgccaccattgattccagccaatcttgtattcaaaaagtcaaatggtgctccctcacttccgagccccgacgtgcacccaaacagtggtttacccccacatatggggtaccagcatactcaggacaaactgcgcaacaattactggggtccaatttctcctgttacccttgtgaaaataaagaaatgcttgctaaaacatcatttttgaggaaagaaaaatgattttttattttcacggctctgcgttgtaaacgtctgtgaagcacttgggggttcaaagtgctcaccacatatctagataagttccttggggggtctagtttccaaaatggggtcacttgtggggggtttctactgtttaggcacatc
This region of Ranitomeya imitator isolate aRanImi1 chromosome 1, aRanImi1.pri, whole genome shotgun sequence genomic DNA includes:
- the LOC138664969 gene encoding olfactory receptor 6F1-like is translated as MDENAVFHWNNTEVAFFILVGFPGTYDMQLFYFSVFLVLYILTVLANVLIITVVSLNTHLHTPMYFFLSNFAVLDTWCSTAVIPKTLSYLITQNKVISHSGCLTQLCFVFSVGPTEFFLLTVMAYDRYLAICFPLQYATMMNSQICLYLAIGSWMSGFFTGWTLTIPTALLNFCGPNLIDHFFCDFIPLVKLSCSDTSISETVFFSFAWVVVLSSLIFITISYSYIIKTILQITSSHGRQKAFSTCAAHLTVVIIFYGTVIFMYIRPAASYFSDKDKIISLFYSVITPLLNPLIYSLRNKEFKKAMKRTRQKLCKSINNVCLD